The following are encoded together in the Lathyrus oleraceus cultivar Zhongwan6 chromosome 3, CAAS_Psat_ZW6_1.0, whole genome shotgun sequence genome:
- the LOC127127862 gene encoding pectinesterase, with protein MATQETLLDKPRKSIPKTFWFILSLAAIIGSSALIVSHLNKPTSFFHLSSAPNLCEHALDTESCLTHVSEVAQGPTLANTKDHKLSTLISLLTKSTTHIREAMNKASVIKSRVNSGKEEIALNDCEQLMKLSIERVWDSVLTLTQDNMDSQQDAHTWLSSVLTNHATCLDGLEGTSRMVMESDLQDLISRARSSLAVLVAVLPEKSNDGFIDESLNGEFPSWVTSKDRRLLESSVGDITANVVVAKDGSGKFKTVAEAVASVPNKGKTRYVIYVKKGTYKENVEISSQKTNVMLVGDGMDATIITGSLNVVDGTGTFQSATVAAVGDGFIAQDIGFKNTAGPEKHQAVALRVGSDQSVINRCRIDAFQDTLYAHSNRQFYRDCFITGTIDFIFGNAAAVFQKSKLVARKPMSNQKNMVTAQGRLDPNQNTATSIQQCDIIPSTDLKPVLGSIKTYLGRPWKPYSRTVVMQSPIGNHIDPTGWAEWDDASKAFLKTLYYGEYLNSGPGAGTAKRVNWPGYHVLNTAEATKFTVAQLIQGNVWLKNTGVAFIEGL; from the exons ATGGCAACCCAAGAAACATTGCTAGACAAGCCTCGAAAATCCATTCCCAAAACATTTTGGTTTATCCTCTCTTTAGCTGCTATCATAGGCTCATCAGCCCTTATTGTTTCTCATCTCAACAAACCAACCTCCTTCTTCCACCTCTCCTCAGCTCCCAATCTGTGTGAGCATGCTCTAGATACAGAATCATGCTTAACTCATGTATCAGAAGTAGCTCAAGGCCCAACCTTGGCTAACACGAAAGACCACAAATTGAGCACACTCATATCCTTATTAACCAAGTCCACCACACACATTCGAGAAGCCATGAACAAGGCCAGTGTTATAAAAAGCCGAGTTAACAGTGGCAAAGAGGAAATTGCTTTGAATGACTGTGAGCAACTAATGAAGTTGTCCATAGAACGAGTTTGGGACTCAGTGTTGACTCTAACACAGGATAACATGGACTCACAGCAAGATGCACACACATGGCTGAGTAGTGTGCTCACCAACCATGCAACTTGTTTGGATGGATTAGAAGGTACATCTCGGATGGTTATGGAAAGTGACCTTCAGGACTTAATATCAAGAGCTAGATCTTCTCTGGCCGTGCTGGTTGCCGTTTTACCTGAAAAGAGTAATGACGGATTCATTGATGAATCATTGAACGGTGAATTTCCCTCATGGGTAACGAGTAAGGATCGAAGGCTTTTGGAGTCTTCAGTTGGGGACATAACGGCCAATGTTGTGGTGGCTAAAGATGGGAGCGGCAAGTTCAAGACTGTGGCTGAGGCTGTGGCATCTGTACCTAACAAAGGTAAGACAAGGTATGTTATCTATGTGAAAAAGGGAACCTACAAAGAGAATGTTGAAATCAGTAGTCAGAAGACGAATGTGATGCTCGTGGGTGACGGTATGGATGCAACAATAATCACAGGCAGCTTGAATGTTGTTGATGGAACCGGCACCTTCCAATCTGCAACGGTTG CTGCTGTTGGGGATGGGTTTATAGCTCAGGACATTGGATTCAAAAATACGGCAGGCCCAGAGAAGCACCAGGCGGTAGCTCTCCGCGTCGGTTCTGATCAGTCCGTCATCAACCGCTGTCGCATTGACGCATTTCAAGACACTCTCTATGCACACTCCAACCGACAGTTTTACCGTGATTGCTTCATTACTGGTACTATTGATTTTATCTTTGGAAATGCAGCTGCTGTGTTCCAGAAGAGCAAACTCGTGGCCCGAAAGCCCATGAGCAACCAAAAAAACATGGTCACGGCCCAAGGTCGACTAGACCCAAACCAGAACACTGCAACTTCAATTCAGCAATGTGACATAATACCAAGCACGGACCTCAAACCTGTCCTAGGCTCCATTAAAACATACCTAGGCCGCCCATGGAAACCCTACTCCAGGACTGTTGTGATGCAGTCCCCGATAGGCAACCACATTGACCCAACAGGATGGGCTGAATGGGATGACGCGAGTAAGGCTTTTCTCAAAACATTGTATTACGGAGAGTACTTGAACAGTGGACCGGGTGCTGGTACCGCCAAAAGAGTGAACTGGCCTGGTTATCATGTCTTAAATACTGCAGAGGCAACGAAGTTTACAGTTGCACAGCTCATCCAGGGTAATGTTTGGTTGAAGAACACAGGGGTGGCCTTCATCGAAGGCCTGTAG